GTCCTGCGGCCAACCCCGTACTTGGCCGACAGAGCCCTGCTGGACAGCCCTTCGACCTTCGCGTCACGGCGGATGGCCGCATACAACTCGACCTTCGAAAGCGGCACTTGAGCCACCCAAGGGCTACTTACTGCAAGCGGCATCCTCCCACCGCAAGGCCCGCAGTGGAGTCAGAACTCACCTACCACTGGTCTCAAGACTCGGTTCTGGCACAGATCTTGGGGAGCGGTCGCGGAGAGTCATCGCGGTGTTCGAGGACGGGGGTGTCCTATCTCGTCCGATGGAGGCGTCTACTCAGCGAATCCAGTTGCTTGGCTGGCCGCAGCCCGTCGTTCAGGCGTCCGAATGTTCGCGGCGCAGGTACTCCGAGCGGGACTGGAGGATGTCCAGGGCCTCGTGGATCGAGCAGCCGAGGTGGTCTCGGAACAGCTTGATGGCCTTGATGGTCATGCCGCTGAGGATCTCCTTGTCCGCGAAGGAGAGCGGGCCGGCTGTCCAAGGGGCAGACGCGGGATCTCCACCGGGCCAGACGAAGTCGGTCAGGGTGACCAGCAGGCGGCCGTCCGAAAGCGCCACCGCCAGGTCCATGCCGCGGGCCGCCTTCTCGGTGAAGGCAACGGGTGCGGTGTGGTCCAGGAGGAAGACGAAGTGCTGGGCTATACGCTGCCGCCACTCATCGAGCTCGCCATCGCCGTCCAGCCTCAGGTTGGAGTTCCAGGCTGCCTGGGCGAGAACCGATACGAACAGCCCGAGGAAGTCCGACTTCAACAGGTCGTCCGCGTGCTCGATCAGAATCGCGAGGTCCTGGTTCCCTTGGCCGGGACCGTGCCAGTCGTGGAGGCAGTCCACGAGCGCATCCCAGTTGTGGCCGAAGTAGCCGAGGAGCGACAGATCTCGGGCGAAGGTGCGGAAGACGGACGCCGGATCCCGCATTTCCCGGCCGTCCAGCCGCAGGACCAGACCGTTTCGCTGCATGAGCGCGGCCGTTTCCGACGCCAGCCATGGGTCGGCAGGGGAGGTGAACACGACCCATGGGGAGCGGTGTTCCGTCAGAGTGGGCTTGGTCATCATGGGTGAGATCCTTGCACGGCCTTTGCTCGGAGCCCGAGCGATTAAAGGAGGGTAGATCGTGCTCAATGAGCACCGTCCGCCCAGGTCAGGAGGCTGTCTATGACCGTCTTCAATGCGAACGGACAGCGGGAGGGTTGAGCTCCGGCGCGGCTACTGCAGCAGGATCATCTTCCGCAGCAGGTGGAAGCCGGCTCGTCCGTAGAGCTGCCTTTTGATCTTCTTGATGCGGTTGACGGCGCCTTCGATGCTGCCGGAGCTCCAGTGGAGGGTGAGTCCGGCTGTCACGGCGTCGAGGTCTCGGAGCAGATGCAGTGCGAAGCCGGTGAGGCCGGGCAGTTGGCTTGCGTCGACTGCGTCGATCCAGGCAGGGAGCCTGGCACCGAGGCGGTCGGTGAGTATTTCGCCGAAGTCGCGGACATGCCCGGCGGCGGTGTCCAGTTCGGGGCAGCGTGCCAGGACATCCTTCAGATCGGCGCGGTCGTCCTCGCTCAGCGCGGTGGGGTGTCGGATG
This genomic interval from Kitasatospora gansuensis contains the following:
- a CDS encoding barstar family protein — its product is MMTKPTLTEHRSPWVVFTSPADPWLASETAALMQRNGLVLRLDGREMRDPASVFRTFARDLSLLGYFGHNWDALVDCLHDWHGPGQGNQDLAILIEHADDLLKSDFLGLFVSVLAQAAWNSNLRLDGDGELDEWRQRIAQHFVFLLDHTAPVAFTEKAARGMDLAVALSDGRLLVTLTDFVWPGGDPASAPWTAGPLSFADKEILSGMTIKAIKLFRDHLGCSIHEALDILQSRSEYLRREHSDA